The genomic region CTCCGTCGTCTACGTTTCTTTCGGGAGTCACTACGTGTTGACACGTAAGCAAATGGATGTGGTGGCGTCCGGGCTCGAGGAAAGTGGGGTCAACTTCGTTTGGTCCGTAAGGGAACCCAAGGCCTCGCAAGTCTCGAGCGATCACGGCGTGATTCCGGATGGATTTGAGGATCGTGTGGCGGGAAAAGGGTTTTTAATCAAAGGGTGGGCGCCCCAAGTGGCGGTTCTTCGACACCGAGCCGTGGGGGCTTTTGTGACACACTGCGGCTGGAATTCGACATTGGAAGGGACTGCCGCCGGGATGGTTATGCTGACATGGCCGATGGGTGCAGACCAGTTTACGAATACCCAGTTGTTGGTAGATGAATGTGGGGTGGGAATACGAGTGGGTGAGTCGACTCAAAATATACCAGAGTCAAGCACGTTGGCTCGAATTTTGGTGGAGTCACTCGATGGGTGCAGAGCAGAGAGGAGTCGAGCCAAGATGTTGAGTGAAAAAGCCCTGAATGCAGTCAATGGTGGAACTTCAGACAACGATTTGGGTTCCTTAGTTAAAGCGATTAATGAAATAAAACCCTCTACGGGAAGCAATAAAATCTGACCGGATCACTTGTCCTGTTTCATAAAACTCACTCTTATCCAGATTTAATTGATTCGTTTGATGTTATGAGTCAACAACACTATTACTACAATAAAGCTGCTCCTGTTCATGTCTTTATTTACATcttgtgaaaaaaaaaactaaaactcaACTTCAAACACTGCCCTATTGTTAGCAAACTACTAAAAGATAGCCACCATATAACATTCCCTACCGATCCCAAAAATGTCAGCTCAGTTCTTTTCCGTGCGTTGCGAAAACCATGTTTCAAATACAGCATTAATTGTCTGGAAGCACATCCTAAATCACTTATGAATCGAGTGTCATCAACGCAAGAATCTGAGTTTTCCAATTATGATGTTATCACCGAACTCCAGTCAATTCCATATCCTTTATCACCGTGTCTAATCTCTGAGAAAGCCCAGCTCTTCGATACCCCGCAACCAACAAATCATAAGTCGATTTCGCGAGCTTATGAGAACGCTTAATATGTTCCAAAAATAGATCTAGCCTATCATAAGCTTCTTCCCTGAAGTAACAGCAGACAACCTTCTCAACATCATCGGCGCATCTGAAAGATAATCCTTGTTTCAACATCCTGCCCACAGAGTATTCTACATCATCCAATCGATTTAACGCGGCATACATCCTTATGATCCCGGAGTTCACCTGTGAGAAAAGTGTGACAGCCTGACCTGACTCCACTACAGTTGAAAGTAGCTCCTCCATTTCTTCTAATTTTCCATGTTCCAAATATAAACCGACAACCTCCTCAGCCATCTTGACACTAATTTCCTGCCAAACTTCTAGACAAGCTTTGATGAACTCTTTAACTTGATTGAATCTCCGGCGTCTACAAAACCCCTCCAGTAAATTCTCCAATATGGTCTCACTAGGCATTATTCCGGTTGATTTTATTTCATCGTAGAATCTATCGGCACCATCAAATTCTCTAGCTTTAATGCAACCGGAAACAAGAGATTCATATGTTTGAAGAGTGGCACAATAACCGGCATCTTTTTTTGCCGAGTACCAACTTTTCATGGCATCAGTATTTCCTAAACTCGAAAACCCAATTATGAAGGTCTCGTAAGTCTCATCATTTGGTTTATAATCCTCTGAACTCTGCATAATCTCGAATAAGTTCAATGCTGTAATCGTATCCTTCGAAGACAAACAGGCGTGTATAAGGGAATTGAAAAGGGAAGCTGTGGGTTTAATCCCATGAATCTCCATTGAAGTAAACACATGCATTGCCAGTGAAGCATTTCGGATCTTTGCACAAAGAGACATTAAATACAAATACTGATCGTAATCTCTCTCATTTCCCTTCAACATTTTCTCTAATTTCCATTCCAAAACCTGAGCAATAAAATAGTAATCTAAGTTAAATAATGGGGGAAAAAAGGCATTCATTCAGTAAATTAAGCCATCGCTAAGTAGCTATTTTATGTAAATCAGGTTCAATTATTTGTAAGTTAGATCGTCTATTTGGAGTATTTAGGGGATTCGTATCTTCTTTACCCATACTTAAATATGATTCGAACATAAGTAGTAGAAGAAAATTAAGAGTGGAAACAACATAAATAAAAGAAGGGTATGAGTTGTTGAACTCATTCATGTTCAAAAATCTCAGCAGCCAAAACAATCTCATCTGTCAATAAATGAAAGGAAAAAGcaaaaaatagaagagaaatggGTTTTAGGGTCTTACAAGCCGAGCCTTGTCAGATGACAAAGAGGGGAGACAGGCAAGGAGGGAATCCCAGGAAAAGTGGGGATTATCTTGGGGAAAACGGGTAGCTGAATCAAGGGTAGACTTGATTAATGAGCTGGGCAACTGAAGCAGCTTGTTTGGAAGAGGATCCAAAGACGATAACGAGCGTTGAGATTTAAAAGGGGTTCGAACAAATTTAGAACTTAAACCTCTTTTAGCTACTGCTCTTAAAAAACCCTTGCAAAGGAACGCCATTCTTCTCCCCCCTGTTTGCCTGGGAAAATATTTTATCTTCACGGTGGAAATGGGAATAGGGCGTGTTTGggtgtaaaaaagaaaaaaaccctaatttattgaccttaaaattattatattttaaacaccaattaattaattcatttacAAATACATCCATG from Gossypium arboreum isolate Shixiya-1 chromosome 1, ASM2569848v2, whole genome shotgun sequence harbors:
- the LOC108464438 gene encoding pentatricopeptide repeat-containing protein At5g46100-like codes for the protein MAFLCKGFLRAVAKRGLSSKFVRTPFKSQRSLSSLDPLPNKLLQLPSSLIKSTLDSATRFPQDNPHFSWDSLLACLPSLSSDKARLVLEWKLEKMLKGNERDYDQYLYLMSLCAKIRNASLAMHVFTSMEIHGIKPTASLFNSLIHACLSSKDTITALNLFEIMQSSEDYKPNDETYETFIIGFSSLGNTDAMKSWYSAKKDAGYCATLQTYESLVSGCIKAREFDGADRFYDEIKSTGIMPSETILENLLEGFCRRRRFNQVKEFIKACLEVWQEISVKMAEEVVGLYLEHGKLEEMEELLSTVVESGQAVTLFSQVNSGIIRMYAALNRLDDVEYSVGRMLKQGLSFRCADDVEKVVCCYFREEAYDRLDLFLEHIKRSHKLAKSTYDLLVAGYRRAGLSQRLDTVIKDMELTGVR